Proteins from a single region of Hirundo rustica isolate bHirRus1 unplaced genomic scaffold, bHirRus1.pri.v3 scaffold_430_arrow_ctg1, whole genome shotgun sequence:
- the TWIST1 gene encoding twist-related protein 1: MMQQDESNSPVSPADDSLSNSEEEPDRQQLPNNKRGGRKRRSSRRSAGGAVGAADEPCSPAQGKRGKKCGAGGGGGGGGSSSGGGSPQSYEELQTQRVMANVRERQRTQSLNEAFAALRKIIPTLPSDKLSKIQTLKLAARYIDFLYQVLQSDELDSKMASCSYVAHERLSYAFSVWRMEGAWSMSASH; the protein is encoded by the coding sequence ATGATGCAGCAGGACGAGTCAAACTCGCCAGTCTCCCCCGCCGACGACAGCTTGAGCAACAGCGAAGAGGAGCCGGACCGGCAGCAGCTGCCCAACAACAAGAGAGGGGGGCGCAAGCGCCGCTCCAGCCGCCGCAGCGCCGGCGGCGCCGTCGGGGCCGCGGAcgagccctgcagcccggcccAAGGCAAGCGGGGCAAGAAgtgcggggcgggcgggggcggcgggggcggcggcagcagcagcggcggcggcagccccCAGTCCTACGAGGAGCTGCAGACCCAGCGGGTCATGGCCAACGTGCGGGAGAGGCAGCGCACGCAGTCGCTGAACGAAGCCTTCGCCGCCCTGCGGAAGATCATCCCCACGCTGCCCTCGGACAAGCTGAGCAAGATTCAGACCCTCAAGCTGGCGGCCAGGTACATCGACTTCCTCTACCAGGTCTTACAGAGCGACGAGCTGGACTCCAAGATGGCAAGCTGCAGCTATGTGGCCCACGAGCGGCTCAGCTACGCCTTCTCGGTGTGGAGAATGGAGGGCGCCTGGTCCATGTCCGCATCCCATTAG